CCATATGCTCAAACGTGTGACAAATAATGTAAACCAAAGAAGAGAATGTAAAACTATTATAGATGAGTATATACTTATAACAATAAGTTGACTTAGATcagaaaaaactaatattaaatctataaaatagcAAATCCAGTGGTTGGGATGAAATCAATTTGATGacgtttaatttataatataagccCAGTGTTATTAACCCATATTTTGAACCAAGCACTGCAGTCCGGAACTTCTctacatttctaaaattgtaatgtcACCTCACACTtttcttaaaaaggaaaaaaacttgtGAGGACAACTAAGCGCCACTGTGTAGTGTTACTAAAAACACAGGGTGACATCAAAAGGTGCGGacaaattaactaaacatatagTGCAATGAGTGCCCTGGAGAATCACACAAGTGCCTAGGCTGCTTTTACACCAAACACAAataaattgatgatttaaattgaaatttttgtaagttaaaattgtaaatacgaGAGTActcagttataaatttaaatatttttctgtactcTAAAAGTGTTGAATCGAATTTTTCTGTTTCTAGTTTGTACATACATTGTGTAATACACTAAACCTTGTTTTTTTTCCTGGACAAACAAAGTTATCCATGTggttttttattctatttcttttaaatatgtgatatatttgtctagatttttattaaaaaaaactaatttttgttgtataaaaaattttctgttactaataaacaacaacattttatttgtgtCCGTTTACCAGTAACCAGTTACTTGTTTAATGATGTCCGATTGTTCCTGAGTTATCGTATTGGCAACTAGGACATCATAGTGCCCTCAAACTAACAAAGAGCACTCCATTGTAGTTGGCTGCAGAGAATGATGCACTGAAAGTTCATTGCATAACGAGTAAGAGTAATCCAATACTCATACGCACTAGGTTATGCTCATGCACCAGTAACCGATAGGGAAcgaattaatgtataattatgaGAAACTAGTGGCCATCCGAATTTTCAGCTGTTGGTTGGCATAAACCTTTGTGCTAATTTCTATATGTTCCCAAAAATCACTAAAATCTATGATAGTTATATTATTGTCACCGTTTTCTCATCCTAACTTACCTAACTTCACTAAGCCCTCTCGTAATCTTGTGGAATCAAATATGGAGAGGCTTACTACTAGCTCCATTACAATTCATTATTGTAAGCAAAAATTGTTAGTACATATTTCAAGCATcagtattcaatatttattaagagTATTGAGTGCACATGAGTGATATAGCGATTTTTCACGAGTTCTCACAAATGGTTATGAAAACATGGAAAGAAACTTATCATCTAGGACACATGTAGAGCCTTAATgataatttttcatgtttatgaATGTGATAACAATTGCCATTAAAACTATGCGAATTTTGACAAGCTTTGCAGTTaggctgcaaaatgttcaaaaaagaaTCATGCAAGCATATAAGAGTTAAGGCAAACATGTGAACAAGATTTGATATAAATCTGTTTTttggtttgaaatatataaatattcaaatatattatgaaGATAAGTTTTTCATGAATTtcagcattataaaaatattcgattataaaacaatgaaacaaacttTTCTTCAGTGTATCTATAGAACTGGTAGTTTTTATATTTCGAACAATTCTGAATCTATTAAATAGTGTCACAGGTTTTCTTAATTAGGAAATCTTTCTAAACCTTTTTTAGGTTTCTTAGTGAGTCTGTAAGAGGTAAGACAAATGTGTGTAAAGAGATTCAATATAACCCATTCTGTAATTTTGGAGATTTTATGATAAGTCAGGCGATGGTACTTGGCTTTTATGTATATAGACTTGTAttctacaagttttataaaagtttttatctgTTTCTTGGTGGAATAACAAAGTTATGTCACAGTTTTTCTGCATATCTTTGTAAATCACCCTATGTAATATATAGTGGCAAGAGTACAGAGATAATCTAGATTCATTTTACCTATTGTTTATCTCATAGAAAAACTTTGTATAGTTTCCTATCAAATGTATATGTATAAGAAtatcactaatatttaaaacagcaataaaattcttaaacgAGAAGACTTACCAAATATGAATTGTAAATCCATTCCCtactaattattcaaaatattacctGTTAAGTATAGAATATGCATAAAAGAACTATTCTACCGATTTTACTTGTAAAACAGGTTTACTAATGTTTTTTGCATTCATTTTTAAACCATTTggtaataaagttattataaatgacagaaaacagaaattaaaaaacaacagaaagcaaataaataaacaggagTAGTATTagaatcaattatatttgttttttatgatattagaaactaaatgataaacatattttgtaaataggggaattttgtacactttcacttacaatataataattatgattattactaataactcataaaaaataacataatagcAATGGAAACCACAAGAAACgctgcaaaataaatatatgttttgtatttcaaTTCTAGTTTCTTTAGTGTTACACAACTATACATTACAATATAGATTAAAAatcaatcaaactaaaaaaaattactaccataacgatataaaaatatatgagtttttataaaaagagtaaaatcATCCATGAattataaacagtgtttatttttaaaacaatttaaatttcaatgttgCAGAGAGTAATATGTATTAAGTATATCTATACACATTGTTatacctatattttatttatacttttgtactttttttatttttaaaccgagctatttctaaaattaaaatcattacaatGTATATTAAAAGGGTTTAATATTCTGGCTTTGTTAATTAtccacaaaatatattacatatctaCATAGTAATAGCCTACATGTGTTTTTGCAACAAAAAACTGTTCAAAGAGATATATTGCAACAACACATATTGTCTTTAGTAAAATAAGTTCTTACTGGGCAATAAACTTTATATCCGGGATTAGTAAACAATGCTGTTTTGCAGATTCATGAAGCCAGTTTACTGGATTCCGGAATGACGGAACTGCAAAGTGCCGACCGACAAAGGGAGTTCGCCAAGGTACTAGAGGCCAATCCCCTGAGGTTTAGTTATCAGGATGGGCGGGTGGAGCAGTTGTGTCCTGCTGCAGAGGAAGCAGTGTGGGCTCTCAACCTCAAGCGAGGCCTTTTGTCTGCCTTCCAGAATTCCATGGCTGACTTGTCCAGGGATGCTCATCTGTATGAGGTAAGGAACCTGAATACTCTAGGTCAGGTGAGAGTTTTGGAAACGAGTCTAATACACCCCAGTCCCCAACATATTTTGAATTGAAGCCAATAATTATAACTAATGTTCTTActgtaaaatatctttttccaaAAATTCCATGCTATATTGTTATGCCTGTTCTGAACTGTTGCTACTAATCCCATTAATTCTTTTGATAAGTTACAAGCATCAAACAGTGAAGGGCAGAGGATAATGATTTAAATCCCATAGGATAGAAAGTGATAGTTCAAATTACCATATATAGACCACAAAATAAATTGGTTGACAGAGCTCCTGTCATTTTCTTATGTTCAAAGAGGTGGTACAGTAAAAGCCTTTTCATCCAACATACAAAGGAAAGGACTTTTTTGTCAATCTTCATCAAGAATAACAAAATGTGCACACCACTCTAACATATTAACTGCGGCAGATGTCTCGCCACGCATAATCAGATTCATACTAGTTGGGCACACTCAGTATTAGAGCCACAGTGAAGATGTTAATCCATCCCTTCAAGTAGTCGCACGagatttttatgttatgtaactGTAATAAAAGTTCCAGCTTTCAGTTCTCTTAAAACGTTGTGGAATTTATGTAGCCTATTATGCTAAGCAACATAATAAAGCTTTAGAACAAACCTActcttataaatttaagttattaatttaaacacagaTATTTTAGtttgagttaattaaaatttgacaaaacttattgatgaaatagaagttattGTGAACTGATACTATTTAGCAGAGTTTAAGCTCTCAGCAAAAAGAGTacaacttcaaaatattttctcaatctcatctttttataaaagaatttcttggtagttatttattttaaaagcttctGATCCATaaattgttcactttttaaaaatactctACCTCAATAGCAACTTATAAGTACCTAAACTTTATGGCAGTAGCCATAGATGTTCCCTCCATTTACCTCTTAGCACTTGGCTTGTTGGTATGTTTATCCTTCTCCATAACTTGTTAGTATTAgttagaataataattatgttacagCACATAACGTAGGGtaggtggaaagggttgattcaatgtgaatgttggcttcagctccagttcaccttcctcttagagcCTGGAATTTgaacgctgttacagacttgacccctgcaatctggagtaatgttcgtctgGAGATATCCAATAAAGTCAGTAACGATGAAGCTCACAACAAACTTTCCACATCTGTTTGTAACATCAGAAACACCCAAACTACAAAGTATAGTGTAATCAAGGTGAAGAAGCATTCTCATTGTCCCATCAGGTGAAcaactgagaggaaggtgaactggagccaaactcaacattcacattgaattaacccttcccaccatagctacgttatgtgcttAATTATGTAACTTAATTGCTCCACTGTGCTCAGAGATGATGTCAAAAACATCATAGTGTACTCAGTTGTGCAcctcatgagacaatgagaattccttttcatctagattacattaTACGTTGTACTTGTGTACTTGGgttctgatgtcaaaacaatgtgcagagttcattttgagcttctttgtcactaACTTTTTGTGGATCTCCTTAGACGACTATGACTCAAATTCCAGAGACAAAAAACATtgagaggaagatgaactggaaaCTACATTCAACATTCACATGTTACAGTAGTgacaatgtttatataaataatattaaactgctTTTATGCCTCAGGAGACACGAGTTTAAATGCAATAACTTTATTACAGAGAGACGTGAGTGGGTCATGTGAAACAACATACTCTGTGAAGTCATCGATGTGGAGTGATATAAAGGTCCTAAAGAATAAAGATCTCCAGTCCTGCTCTGGAAGGGGCCATCAGACCCTGGGGCTTCTGAGCACCTTCTCCACCAAGGCCAAGTCTGTTCCGATAATTAAGTAAGCAACTAAAGCTAAATGAGCTTCTCCTTATTAACCGTCAAGAAAACACTCATTTGTTTGGGTATTAGGAATAAAAATTGCATCAGTAAGTGGTAGTTCATTGGTGGTTTTTAGTGGTAAAAAATATGCTCTGTCTTACAAacaaaaccataaatttatttttcacaataagttaaaaatataaaaataaataacgtaacaAGTAAgagtaatttaaagtttttaatattcaactaacaggatttaaatttaatttataaattaactgttaCCACTTTTGAGAAAAAAACATACTCAGAATATTTTCGTCCTCCCAGTCACTGGATATCTTAGCTGTTTATTATAGTGATGTACCTGTActgtttattttctctttttctttatacaaatacaataaataaaccaacAATCGTTATATGGTATGACCTCTActtaatttgttatgttattattacctATATAAAAAACTCTTAGTACAACATTAAGTTTCATCCAGTTGAAAGAAGTGTACTTTAGAATATTTCTACAGCGAGAACACATACTGATGTAAGTTGTGCTCTCCCAGTGCTTcggaaatattaattgaattgcCTTTAACCAACTGAGTAGACAGTGCTTCAGATTTTATTGATTGGTACAGTGATAAAGATGGATGTTCTTAagctaaatcataaaataaaaattagtgtttatttGTACACCTAAAGCAAAAAGCAATCCGCAAAGTGAAAATATTCaacataagtaaataaacttGAAAGTTCTGGAGCAATTCATgcaagtaatacaaaaaaaaaaaaaaaaaaacaggaaattcAAGAAAtagattcaataaaaattatgtgtgCTGTGTTTTGAAGTAGGCAGGGGGTTTTGCTTgtcttttgacttttttgttttcttttattgcTCTTTGCTTTTTGGTGAGTCGTTGACACAACATAGTCAATagtgcagtgtagcgggtacaatggttatcgcaagataaccggattaAGTAACGTCAAGCATGGCAGCTACTTGGATGGGTgtccgctgagtgatcctgtccttgcaagcagcccacttGCCTGGCTATTGGTGGTgattcagaagtcacctttatgccattggttcccaggttaagtgtttaAAGAggtcttcttagccctaacttcacctggtaaaattaataagacatctttactttactttttttccTGAGAGAAAGAGACGACTGTCCTCCGCACTTAGACCTTAAAGGACCTTTACCTCATCCTAACTTATATTTGTATCTTCAGAATCTGAGATGTTTACAGAagccaatcagatttgagggctcctgttctctgatgtccttgctgctgaggagatatgctcctaGGAATGTTTAGATACGACAGGACAGTTTAACCAAACATGCTCCGCTGATTTCCTCCTCTTCTCttcagagtctgcattcatcagtctggatACGGCCCACCTTTATGAGGTTTTTTCTAAGGGAACCATGTCCTGTCAGCATCCCTATTATCATTCTTATATCTTCCTTACCATGTTCTGGGAGAGATGCCCACCCTTCAGCATAAAGAGAAATAAACGTTTTTGATTGCCCTAATCCTGAGGCcttactataattaaaaataattgtcctcttttcccaatctgtTATAATagctttgctgtaggagaaagctATCCCGCAACCCAACTCTGGCCCCACCATAAAGTACTCTGCTTGCTGAGGGTATCTGCtatttcatttccatgaatgccctcacggcccggcacccaaccgagtgttactctattTTCCTTAGCCAGTTCTACCAGAGCATTcttgcattcccagactgcttttgaATCAAGGAACAGGTAacaagtgccttcagtgcagcttGGCTGTCAAAAGGTATTAAGTACTTTGCTTCTTTTGgactcatttgtatgagtcttctggtgCATGATTCTATTGCCATGATTTGCGCTTGGAAGAACGTGGCATGTTTTCCCAGGGGCACTGCTAGGTTTTCTCCTGGTCCATATATTCTGAATCCCACCCTAGAGTCAAGGGCGTtaaccatctgtgtaaaacttttggtctccttttgtagggtaggcttccttttaaatgtatttctccCTTTCTTCAATAAAGACTGTATATggttttcaaaggagtatttcttaaccattgcttCTGACACATTGGTTAACATTTCAACCTCAGGAAATTCCTAGGTTATTTTTATGTGACCTTCTGAGGAGGTAGTTTTATTACCTGTGTACCTAGAAGCTTCATTGTGCTTAGagcagctgttctcatcacctcctaccccagaggagtgtatcccaggaccgcTTTAAGTGCCAGGGTTGGACAGGAGCTCATCGCTTCCTGTGATGCTTACACAAGCTAGcttttgaagactctgtagcctctGGCAACTGttttttgttctactttcggccaccacactaatgcagcatatgtgaccattggttttttATAATGGTATCATATatccattaaataattttggatttcaaACCCCAATTAAATCCAAAAAGTCTCTTGCAGGCTCCGAGGGGCATTGTCACTTTAGATATTGTGTTCTCAATCTGTGGGTTTCAAGTCAGGCTCTCATACAGGGCTGTGCCCAGATATTTGTCTTCTTTTGATTGGTTTATCCTGATTCCTTCCAGGACAGGTTGTAAAAGCTACAAgtttcttttcctggtaaagaTTATCATATTTGTCTTTGATGGGTTAATCCGAAGACCTttcccatgacaccagttgcttatgaaatttaattcttcTTGAATTAAGCATTCCAGCATGCCTTTTTTTCCTTTGACCATAAGCACTAGGTTGTCAGCATAGCATAATAGACTTATTTCCCTCATCTCTGCTTTAGTTAGGTCATCAaccaccatcgcccacaggagcaGAGACAAAACCCATTCCTTGGGGCAACCTTTACGGGCCGTGATGGTAACCGATTCGTCCCCGATCTTTGCTTACTCTACTTACCCTTCTACATATTGTGAGATTTTGATTGATTTTACACAACTCAAATATGATATTGGTTTGCTCAATGAATATGCCTGTCTAAATGCATCTAGCCCAAACACTGAAATAGATGTCATTGCTACAATGATGGCATATCTATTCTGCTGTTCAAAATTCAGCGATGATAGAATACAAAAGATGATACATTTCAgggttcaaattaaaaatataatagttattatattatatttacatttttttattattttaaaagtttacttactgaaacataaagtaatgaaagtaattttaaatgtatttattacatccATATTAGCTTATTGAAGTTTTATGGAAAACCTACACTACAAGTTAGAGAACATTTTAATCCCTGTAAGAAAAAAGGATTTACTTTAGTAGTCTATATCacgtttaagaaataaatttattctgatctttaacatttaattaaaaaagcaacaaatgaaaattattaccAGCATGACCAATATCAAGGAAAGCAGAATGTTTGCAAAAATGTGATTTTGTTACAAAGGCTCTTCATTTATAATTGTTATGTAGTATTTATCATATTTCTGTAGGGaatttttaactgtgttttataatttatatcaaaaactATTGTTAGACAGTAGGTATGTTGAGATTGAAATGATGAACAGTGGTATACCTTTGCAGAAGTGAGCAATTCTGTGAGCAGACCATCAAGTCAGATGATGGCACGTATTTGAGCAACTCTTGGTGTCAAGAGACACACATATTCGCTCCGTTCTCCAATGGCCAATCGGGAATCAGAACAACTGCGGAGCTCTCACTGTCACTTGACAATATTGTACAGTCAACTGAACCTATTCTCACTGGTttgtatcttttaatttgttttcatttatcgCAATTAAAAAATAGAATCAATTTAGCTACGTTGtactattttagtttagttatattacttataaaattggtttctaaattttgttttgttatgatattattacactatattttaatgtGATGTTTTAATAATCTGCCACCTTGTAGCAACaggtaatatgtataaaaatcatACTCTGCACTGAACATCCAAGGCAGCCATGTACATCCACCATGTGTAGTAATGAAATGTAATCCATCTAAAGTAGGTTTGATTAGTTTTCATTGGTCTATTAGTAGAACACAGATAATGTATTAGTTTCAACAGTGATTGTGATGTAATGGaagttaaaaatcaaatgttttttcaGACCTGTTTGTAAACAAGCGGACAGACCTGCAAATTTGAGTCTTCCTCCATGTCAGCAGAGACTCCAGTGACTGAGTCCAGTGTCTGGAACACTCTTATGCAGCTTGTGACTCACAGTAAGCTAGGAGTGGACAGTCAGGTGCCCAAGCTATTTGACCTGTTAATTCACCAACTGGCTGGTTTGGGAGAACAACAACTGGTCAAGGTAACCTAGATTTACATTTATTCATGTGgaggtattttattctttttgGTCAGGCTCTAAAGTATTGTAAAAAACTGTACTATTAACAGATTTCATGATCTTGACTTAACCTTGAGTGTCACCACATCGGCTATGTGTGTTTGCTGATTTATAAAGAGATTGTTATCCTCCAAATTCACTCCTGTATTTCAAAAGGTTGTATTCAGTAGCAGActgtattctatttttaaatgggAAATTCTAATCTTAAAATAGTTCTGGGATTATAAATCAAATATGATAATGATTATGATTTATTTCCATCTCAAAATCgtataatttttacagtttttaatgatGGAAAATACTAACCTTCCTTAACAATTTATGAAGGCTAgcaatacaaaactaaaatttaaaatatcagagTCCACCTTTTATACAATTCACACAGAAAATATATCGGGCTTATGAgatattactttttttttgtacaaacacTACTAGAATATGAATTATGACTAAAGCTATaccaacaataatataaatcattaaaaacataacacaCATATACATAGTTTACCCTGAAaacgctttaaaaaaattattgaacaaaaatattatatatcaataataaataacaaaaccagCTCTCAATacagcaaaaattaaataattaaaaacaaaaattacaaattttgtagtCAACATTCATCCAACcctattttatattactaaaataaaatatgcacaaATAAACTTCATAGCCTAAACAGGCTCTTAaaaatttacactatttttatagtttcattATAAGATATTTGATAAATGCGTTATGTCCTTCATGTTCAAGCAatcactttttttgtaaaaattttaaatatttgtaatgatttgctttttttaatgtgctgttcattcatttaaaacttttggttttcttaCCATATTTTGCTGATCTACTTCTTGTACAATAGTTATGACGTAATAATTCTGTATCATTGTTACCACttctaatgtaaaaaaattgtaaaactttgaaCACAAACAGATGCTGAACCGGTAAGGTTTTTACTTCTAAATAACATGGAAAAGATTCCTCCCACttatttttgatcaatataatttgtataaacaagtttacacaactttctttattagttttttaaaagagtattaaattaatgaataatataataaatatcagtgcccaaatataaaaaaaccaccAGTAGAATATTCTTTTCCCAAATTGTGAGGGACAGGAGAAATTCGAGAATAGgttggttttttttcaatttcattccTCAGTGGTTAGATTTAGATATTGCTGCTTACacatcaacattttattttaaatacttttacgtACTTAAGGTGTTCAACAACTCTATGGCTATACACACAGCCATTAATGAGAAAGTCTACCTTTACAACTACATGACTTGTATCATCTCATGAATAGAAAATAAATCTTTGTCTATTCTCTGATATAAGTTACCACTTGGGATAGTACAAACATGACAAACCTGTAAGCTAACACACATTTGCactatagtttataattaatttgtatacattttgcaAAACTGACATGTAAAAAGATGCTAAATTGTTTGATCTTTAATACGAGTTATATAAACAGTCCTTAATTGTATTGCTATTATAATTTGGCATTATGACCATTTATTGTGCAATACTATAATGAATTATTACTTTCAGATTTTTGACCAGCTACAGGAGAAACACGCGCGTAAGTATATGCTGGATGCTTTGCCTTTGGTAGGATCTGCTGGCAGTGTCCAGGCTATGTACCAGATCTATGCGGCACGAGAGGTCTCCCGGGACGAGCTGGAATCTTGGCTGACAGCTCTCTCTTTCCACAAGCAACCCTCCCTGGAGATTCTAGACACGTTGCAAGTGAGTGGCAGgaattgatgtttaaaatttttatgtgatgtttaaaactatataatggATATTTTCTGACATTCAACTTTTAGCTTCTTTCACTCTTGCTGacaccttttttattatttattttctataaatatcaaGAAATAGTATCATAAGCTAGTAACTATCTTAGTTAACTATTCTTGGCTAGTAAATCTATAATTTCATTGTCAAAGACCCAATGATCCAGATGGATATGTAAGCTTAAGACCAAGATCTGTCAGGATTCATGCTTTGGATTCATGAGAAGATGTAGGTGCTCTTACTGTTGTAACGCCTCTTTAATCAAATGGGTGCAAGTGAAAATTGTGTAAATCTCAGCCTGTAAGACTgtactaatgtttttaaaacttcccaCTCTGGATGAAACTTGAAATCTAACTAAAAATGCCAAACACAATATGGTTCATGTTAGGGAGAAATTAGTGTATAAAACTATTTGATTAGGCACCTACCATCAATAATTCAATGAGTCTTTAGCACCAAAGAGTTGATATTGTATCACCCTTCCCTGCAGCATGGAACTTATCCATCTATATACTAGAGTATCTTCACGCCTTGTCCCAGCTTCTTAAACCATTGAGGTGTTATCAAAATCCTCCTCAACATCTAGAAAGCTCCTGAATATAATTTGCCTCCTCTCTAGAGAATCCTTAATCTTACTCATCACCTGAATAAGAGAAGTCTCTCATGACTTCTTTGGTAAgtagtaatgtttttttgttgttgttacaaTGGTTCTTGGTTTTTGAATGTAATGGTTCACCAGCTCCTCaagataaaacaattaaagaCTGTTAGGACATATCAGTTAAACCTTTTTTAGTGGTATGATATTTGCAGTAAAAATATGTAGTAAGCGACTGAAAAAATGAGATTGTACATTCATTTAGAGATTAGAAGTCACAAATGTGATCACGTTGTGGGTACACAAGATAAGTCACATTCTTTTAACACCTTCATGGTTTTTGACGTAATATTATGTTAATAGTAATTGCATAAAAGCATGTTATAACATAAACCGCTAGTAAGGAAACCTAtgcagaagcaaatttctgatTAGGAGGAGGGGCCCCCTCCGGTGGGGGGttggggtggggagtgggaccagcaccatcttgtatctgtttatcagctgtttggatcgtgtctcgctcgcataattttgtttacactgcagctactttacctgctctataactatatattttgatGTGTAGGCATACACAAATGTCACAGTCTAACCGTAAAATattgaggacaaaaggattatcatacctaatactttctgatagtcaggctgcactgaaggcactggatacctgttcgattgattcaAAAgtggtctgggaatgcaggaatgctctagcagagctggcaacaaataacagagtaacactcggttgggtaccgggtcatgaaggtattcatgggaatgaaaaagcggacatcctcgccaaaaggaagcagaatccacattggtggggcttgagccaggttgtgggatagccttctccaacattaaagctctggtcaaagattgggaaagaaggacaagacacaagaattggagtagagcctcaggtttaagactatccaaattgtttatctctccttatgcaaaagggtggacagctctcctagaccagaataaggcgGATATAAGACttatattaggaatgttgacaggacatggccctctgaggaagcaccttatgaaggtaggcctcaGTCAGAGCAGTGAacgtagactctgtggagaagaggaggagtcagcggagcacatttggttggattgtcctgccatcgtagagactcggaaaagatacttgggagcatatcttctcagccccaaggacattagagagcaggagcccttaaatctgattggtttttgcaaaagcctcggtctttgagggcacaaattaaagtaagggaggcgcaaaggtcctctttaggactaagtgcggggacaaactgtcctcttccctcaggaaggaaaaaaaaaccgtaaaatattaattgaacagattaattaggcatagacgtatccagggagcttgcatTTAGCTGTGAGGTTAGCTGCGCAGTGTCAATGGCCAATGGATATTTGTCGATCGGTCT
The genomic region above belongs to Homalodisca vitripennis isolate AUS2020 unplaced genomic scaffold, UT_GWSS_2.1 ScUCBcl_8869;HRSCAF=17163, whole genome shotgun sequence and contains:
- the LOC124374519 gene encoding vitellogenin-like, with amino-acid sequence MLTVVIVAALAAVTTANSASDTYPPQVITRSRISQQCAGYCKDSSKFSLRPDSTYVYSYEGTTTSGVHGASNETSIIKVTAKAHIQVTASPCELILQIHEASLLDSGMTELQSADRQREFAKVLEANPLRFSYQDGRVEQLCPAAEEAVWALNLKRGLLSAFQNSMADLSRDAHLYERDVSGSCETTYSVKSSMWSDIKVLKNKDLQSCSGRGHQTLGLLSTFSTKAKSVPIIKSEQFCEQTIKSDDGTYLSNSWCQETHIFAPFSNGQSGIRTTAELSLSLDNIVQSTEPILTDLFVNKRTDLQI
- the LOC124374520 gene encoding uncharacterized protein LOC124374520, whose translation is MSAETPVTESSVWNTLMQLVTHSKLGVDSQVPKLFDLLIHQLAGLGEQQLVKIFDQLQEKHARKYMLDALPLVGSAGSVQAMYQIYAAREVSRDELESWLTALSFHKQPSLEILDTLQLFMQDGYHPKTWLAVSSVVHSYCRLDPACADTPQVHSYHVCTGSRRWESLASRLQENSKRLLW